Proteins encoded by one window of Pseudonocardia alni:
- a CDS encoding MFS transporter encodes MSQAPTTGTTERHRLPVRTLVAASIGNAVEWYDWTIYATFSIYFATQIFPPENAALALISTLATYALAFFFRPLGGLLLGRFADLKGRRTAMLVTILLMAGGSFVIGLLPTFAMIGWFAPVLLLLARIAQGMSLGGEVSNASAYLAEIAPRERRGRYSSFFYISTGTAVLFASLTGFVLAATLTEDQLASWGWRIPFLLGGVLGIIGLWMRRQMSESEQFEENKESAARIRNPLMLTLREHPKAVAQLVGFTILHTLCYYTFFSALTPYATKSRGADASEVFLALSIATAIFVLLQYPMGAAADRYGRKPQMLVWSAATAVLVVPLSFLIGPGFWNMFVVFVVGLSLYTAMTSVAPAIMSELFPTKVRALGIGAWYNLTVAVFGGTAPLVIASLQEADLAILFFVYVAVGAVISFVAVLTLPETKGSALR; translated from the coding sequence GTGTCCCAGGCACCCACCACCGGAACGACGGAACGTCACCGTCTCCCGGTCCGGACGCTCGTCGCGGCGTCCATCGGCAACGCGGTCGAGTGGTACGACTGGACGATCTACGCGACGTTCTCGATCTACTTCGCGACGCAGATCTTCCCGCCCGAGAACGCGGCGCTTGCCCTCATCTCGACGCTCGCAACCTATGCGCTCGCCTTCTTCTTCCGGCCGCTGGGCGGTCTGCTGCTGGGCCGGTTCGCCGACCTCAAGGGCCGCCGCACCGCGATGCTGGTGACCATCCTGCTGATGGCGGGCGGGTCGTTCGTCATCGGCCTGCTGCCGACGTTCGCGATGATCGGCTGGTTCGCCCCGGTCCTGCTGCTGCTCGCGCGCATCGCGCAGGGCATGTCGCTGGGCGGCGAGGTCTCCAACGCCTCGGCCTACCTCGCCGAGATCGCCCCGCGCGAGCGGCGCGGGCGCTACTCGTCGTTCTTCTACATCTCCACCGGCACCGCGGTGCTGTTCGCCTCCCTCACCGGCTTCGTGCTGGCCGCGACGCTGACCGAGGACCAGCTGGCCTCCTGGGGCTGGCGGATCCCGTTCCTGCTCGGCGGGGTGCTCGGGATCATCGGGCTCTGGATGCGGCGCCAGATGAGCGAGAGCGAGCAGTTCGAGGAGAACAAGGAGTCCGCGGCCCGGATCCGCAACCCGCTGATGCTGACCCTGCGTGAGCACCCGAAGGCGGTCGCGCAGCTCGTCGGCTTCACGATCCTGCACACGCTCTGCTACTACACCTTCTTCTCCGCGCTGACCCCGTACGCGACGAAGTCCCGCGGGGCCGACGCGTCCGAGGTCTTCCTCGCGCTGTCCATCGCGACAGCGATCTTCGTACTGCTGCAGTACCCGATGGGGGCCGCCGCCGACCGGTACGGCCGCAAGCCGCAGATGCTGGTCTGGTCCGCGGCCACCGCGGTGCTCGTCGTGCCGCTGTCGTTCCTGATCGGGCCCGGCTTCTGGAACATGTTCGTCGTGTTCGTCGTCGGGTTGTCCCTCTACACGGCGATGACCTCGGTCGCGCCGGCGATCATGAGCGAGCTGTTCCCGACGAAGGTCCGGGCCCTGGGCATCGGTGCCTGGTACAACCTGACCGTCGCCGTGTTCGGCGGGACCGCGCCGCTGGTCATCGCCTCGCTGCAGGAGGCGGACCTGGCGATCCTGTTCTTCGTCTACGTCGCCGTCGGGGCGGTGATCTCCTTCGTCGCGGTGCTGACCCTGCCGGAGACGAAGGGCTCCGCCCTGCGCTGA
- a CDS encoding DUF4334 domain-containing protein, giving the protein MTRTAPADTLRHLAHGATLEEGLGFFDALPAVGVAEMLGDWSGGEIPTGNPMDGLLGRFGWHGKRFDGVDDVHPLVMDHPRGGRFSLNPALVPLPALLRHPAALRHATLARIARTAGPALATRAPKARLRTTEYRGVASATMCYDDLPIHDVFRRVDDATVLGAMDMRGLTHPFLFFLRRE; this is encoded by the coding sequence ATGACCAGGACCGCACCGGCCGACACGCTGCGCCACCTCGCGCACGGCGCCACGCTCGAGGAGGGCCTCGGGTTCTTCGACGCGCTGCCCGCCGTCGGGGTCGCGGAGATGCTGGGTGACTGGTCGGGCGGCGAGATCCCCACCGGCAACCCGATGGACGGGCTGCTGGGGCGTTTCGGCTGGCACGGCAAGCGGTTCGACGGCGTCGACGACGTCCACCCGCTCGTCATGGACCACCCCCGCGGCGGCCGGTTCTCGCTCAACCCCGCCCTGGTCCCCCTGCCCGCGCTGCTGCGCCACCCGGCCGCGCTGCGCCACGCGACCCTGGCGCGGATCGCCCGCACCGCGGGCCCCGCGCTCGCCACCCGGGCCCCGAAGGCGCGGCTGCGCACCACCGAGTACCGCGGGGTCGCCAGCGCCACCATGTGCTACGACGACCTGCCGATCCACGACGTCTTCCGCCGCGTCGACGACGCCACCGTCCTCGGTGCCATGGACATGCGCGGCCTGACCCACCCGTTCCTGTTCTTCCTGCGTCGCGAGTGA
- a CDS encoding TetR/AcrR family transcriptional regulator, producing the protein MTSRFPDERRREVLAATRDLVAERGYSSTTVEAVAAATRTSKATLYRQWGDKAALVVEAVSAGSPLAIDRIDTGSLAGDLAAVVDQLAARAAVDVPIVLGLAGAGQCDPALPAALSARLLPQVEALRAMVARAVARGELSADPPAARHLPYLLAGAVVAPTLLDGPAAVADAGYLRSVCDDVLLPALGARA; encoded by the coding sequence GTGACCAGCCGCTTCCCCGACGAGCGCCGCCGGGAGGTGCTCGCCGCGACCCGTGACCTCGTCGCGGAACGCGGCTACTCCTCGACCACCGTCGAGGCCGTCGCCGCGGCGACCCGCACCAGCAAGGCCACGCTCTACCGCCAGTGGGGCGACAAGGCCGCACTCGTGGTGGAGGCCGTCTCGGCGGGCAGCCCGCTCGCGATCGACCGGATCGACACCGGGTCGCTGGCCGGGGACCTCGCCGCGGTCGTCGACCAGCTGGCCGCGCGGGCCGCGGTCGACGTGCCGATCGTGCTGGGGCTGGCCGGGGCCGGGCAGTGCGACCCCGCCCTGCCGGCCGCGTTGTCCGCACGGCTGCTGCCGCAGGTCGAGGCGCTGCGCGCGATGGTGGCGCGGGCCGTCGCCCGCGGGGAGCTGTCGGCCGACCCGCCCGCCGCCCGGCACCTGCCCTACCTGCTGGCGGGCGCGGTGGTGGCGCCGACGCTGCTGGACGGGCCGGCCGCCGTCGCCGACGCCGGGTACCTGCGGTCGGTCTGCGACGACGTGCTGCTACCGGCCCTCGGGGCTCGCGCGTGA
- a CDS encoding YncE family protein, which produces MATGKRMQRAAVLALALFAVGCAAPPDGPAAPGRAGTPARFAEPLPPPAEPGVAPAVTAAPPGRIVPVGAVPEGIVADGPTRRVAVGVRQPDRLVLLDADTAAVVGRVPLPGVLRHLQLAGPGGPVLVPSESANGLLRVSLPGGQVSSEVMTGPMAHDATGTAAGTVFVANEAGGSVSVVRGDRVVRQLTDVTQPAGLAPVGDRVGLIDVRENTLTVYDAATGDGIRELPAGDGPTHLVADRHGRMIATDTRGGHLIVVEPAGTPAEVGRVDLPGEPYGIAYDPVRDRVWVTATGANLLVGYDMTDPTPREVARIPTVRQPNTVAVDPDTGRLFVTGTADGVVQVVDGPA; this is translated from the coding sequence ATGGCGACAGGGAAACGCATGCAGCGGGCGGCCGTCCTGGCCCTGGCCCTGTTCGCGGTGGGCTGCGCCGCGCCGCCCGACGGCCCGGCCGCCCCCGGGCGGGCGGGCACCCCCGCCCGGTTCGCCGAGCCGCTGCCGCCACCGGCCGAGCCGGGCGTCGCCCCGGCGGTGACGGCCGCCCCACCCGGCCGGATCGTCCCCGTCGGCGCCGTCCCCGAGGGCATCGTCGCCGACGGGCCGACGCGCCGCGTCGCGGTCGGGGTGCGGCAGCCCGACCGGCTCGTGCTGCTCGACGCCGACACCGCCGCCGTCGTCGGGCGGGTGCCGCTGCCGGGCGTGCTGCGCCACCTGCAGCTCGCCGGGCCGGGCGGGCCGGTGCTGGTCCCGAGCGAGAGCGCGAACGGCCTGCTGCGCGTCTCGCTGCCCGGTGGCCAGGTGTCGTCGGAGGTGATGACCGGCCCGATGGCGCACGACGCGACCGGGACGGCGGCCGGGACCGTGTTCGTCGCCAACGAGGCGGGTGGCAGCGTGTCCGTGGTCCGCGGGGACCGGGTGGTGCGCCAACTGACCGACGTCACCCAGCCCGCCGGGCTCGCCCCCGTCGGCGACCGGGTCGGACTGATCGACGTCCGCGAGAACACCCTCACCGTCTACGACGCCGCCACCGGCGACGGCATCCGCGAGCTCCCGGCCGGCGACGGCCCGACCCACCTGGTCGCCGACCGGCACGGCCGCATGATCGCGACCGACACCCGGGGCGGGCACCTGATCGTCGTCGAACCGGCGGGCACCCCGGCCGAGGTCGGACGGGTGGACCTGCCCGGCGAGCCCTACGGGATCGCCTACGACCCGGTCCGGGACCGCGTGTGGGTCACCGCGACCGGGGCGAACCTGCTCGTCGGTTACGACATGACCGACCCGACACCGCGGGAGGTCGCCCGGATCCCCACCGTGCGCCAGCCGAACACGGTCGCGGTCGACCCGGACACCGGACGGCTGTTCGTCACCGGCACCGCCGACGGCGTCGTCCAGGTCGTCGACGGGCCCGCCTAG
- a CDS encoding cytochrome P450: MPTTEAPQLPFDRPNVIDVAPLYAVLRREGPIVPVRTPVGDPAWLVTRHAEARSLFADPRLGRSHPAPEQAARVSEAAVLAGPTGTVETEQAEHDRMRRLLVPAFSAKRMRRLGDHVGELVDGCLDDLVAAKETSPDGVADLHAHLAFPLPVLVICELLGVPFADRGYFSGLSERVATIRSGGDAETAMTEFRGYMGRLAAAKRETPGEDVVTDLVRARAEDPGFGEAELTRLAAGLLFAGHETTVGRIDLGVLLLLTDTARRDAFVADVDGRLHGTVEEVLRMSAPGGLGLLRYAHADIEAGGVTIRRGDAVMISTASANRDTGVFDDADAFDPTRRPNPHVSFGYGGHFCIGASLARTELATVFARLFRRLPGLRLAVAPEDLDVRAEQVTGGVRALPVTW, translated from the coding sequence GTGCCGACGACCGAGGCCCCGCAGTTGCCCTTCGACCGTCCGAACGTCATCGACGTCGCGCCGCTGTACGCGGTACTCCGCCGCGAGGGGCCGATCGTGCCGGTGCGCACCCCCGTCGGTGACCCGGCGTGGCTGGTCACCCGGCACGCCGAGGCGCGCTCCCTGTTCGCCGACCCGCGGCTCGGCCGCTCGCACCCCGCGCCGGAGCAGGCGGCCCGGGTGTCCGAGGCGGCGGTCCTGGCCGGCCCCACCGGCACCGTGGAGACCGAGCAGGCCGAGCACGACCGGATGCGCAGGCTGCTGGTCCCCGCGTTCTCGGCCAAGCGGATGCGGCGCCTCGGCGACCACGTCGGCGAGCTCGTCGACGGCTGCCTCGACGACCTCGTCGCCGCGAAGGAGACGTCCCCCGACGGCGTCGCGGACCTGCACGCCCACCTCGCGTTCCCGCTCCCGGTGCTGGTCATCTGCGAGCTGCTCGGCGTGCCCTTCGCCGACCGCGGCTACTTCAGCGGGCTGTCCGAGCGGGTCGCGACCATCCGCTCCGGCGGCGACGCCGAGACCGCGATGACCGAGTTCCGCGGCTACATGGGACGGCTCGCGGCGGCGAAGCGGGAGACCCCGGGGGAGGACGTCGTCACCGACCTCGTGCGGGCCCGGGCCGAGGACCCCGGCTTCGGGGAGGCCGAGCTGACCCGGCTCGCCGCCGGGCTGCTGTTCGCCGGGCACGAGACCACCGTCGGGCGCATCGACCTCGGTGTGCTCCTGCTCCTCACCGACACCGCCCGCCGGGACGCCTTCGTCGCCGACGTCGACGGCAGGCTGCACGGCACGGTCGAGGAGGTCCTGCGCATGTCGGCCCCCGGCGGGCTCGGGCTGCTGCGCTACGCGCACGCCGACATCGAGGCCGGGGGCGTCACGATCCGCCGCGGTGACGCGGTGATGATCTCGACGGCGTCGGCGAACCGGGACACCGGGGTGTTCGACGACGCCGACGCCTTCGACCCGACCCGCCGGCCCAACCCGCACGTGTCCTTCGGCTACGGCGGCCACTTCTGCATCGGTGCGAGCCTGGCCCGCACCGAGCTCGCGACGGTGTTCGCGCGGCTGTTCCGGCGGCTGCCCGGGCTGCGGCTCGCCGTCGCCCCGGAGGACCTGGACGTGCGCGCCGAGCAGGTCACCGGGGGAGTGCGGGCGCTGCCGGTCACCTGGTGA
- a CDS encoding GMC oxidoreductase translates to MTSRRGFLTGTALGAAALGAAGTATAAPALLRREVTAMSAPAVVVGSGLGGSIAAARLAEAGVRTLVLERGRRWTTPAADTFPPFLRPDRRSSWLTPAPVFPGQPPTLYRPYTGLFEKVSGRGMSVLCGAGVGGSTLVYAGVWIRPDAAVFSAAVPGIDHDELAAVHYPRAAARVGVSPIPDDVLAHPAHVGTRLFLEQARRAGLTAQLLPNATDWDVVRAEFAGRATPSMSVGEYFTGVNSGARLSADKNYLRDAEASGLVTVAPLHRVVDLHAVGGGRYRLDVERIDTDGVVRERIALTTGALFLAAGSTGTSRLLVRARETGTLPDLTADAGRFWGNNGDRIQLRVGVPEPAGGPQAGPMAAGIRPPTDDRAEAVTLTFGPAPLPFDVRAMSLPGFGACDPVGEFRFDGATGEAVLHWPADGDADAQRTVRDLTQRLIAPDAPVGAGLGRVVSDVASRLPAGLSGLVARAADAPSGVLDLGAADPVTWHPLGGAVLGRVTDDRGRVAGHPGLHVVDGALVPGTTGSTNPSWTIAAIVERAMDGILADGL, encoded by the coding sequence GTGACCAGCCGCCGGGGGTTCCTGACCGGGACCGCGCTCGGTGCCGCCGCGCTGGGTGCCGCCGGGACCGCGACCGCCGCGCCGGCCCTGCTGCGCCGCGAGGTCACCGCGATGTCCGCACCGGCCGTCGTCGTCGGGAGCGGGCTCGGCGGGTCGATCGCCGCGGCCCGGCTCGCCGAGGCGGGCGTGCGCACCCTGGTCCTCGAACGCGGCCGCCGCTGGACCACCCCGGCCGCCGACACGTTCCCGCCGTTCCTGCGCCCGGACCGCCGCTCGTCGTGGCTGACTCCCGCGCCGGTGTTCCCCGGCCAGCCGCCGACCCTCTACCGGCCCTACACCGGCCTGTTCGAGAAGGTGTCCGGGCGCGGGATGAGCGTGCTCTGCGGGGCGGGCGTCGGCGGGTCGACGCTGGTGTACGCCGGGGTGTGGATCCGGCCGGACGCGGCGGTGTTCTCCGCGGCGGTCCCCGGCATCGACCACGACGAGCTCGCCGCCGTGCACTACCCGCGCGCCGCCGCCCGGGTCGGGGTCTCGCCGATCCCCGACGACGTCCTGGCCCACCCCGCGCACGTCGGCACCCGGCTGTTCCTGGAGCAGGCCCGCCGTGCCGGGCTGACCGCGCAGCTGCTGCCCAACGCGACCGACTGGGACGTCGTGCGTGCCGAGTTCGCCGGGCGGGCGACGCCGTCGATGTCGGTCGGCGAGTACTTCACCGGTGTCAACTCCGGGGCGCGGCTGTCGGCGGACAAGAACTACCTGCGCGACGCCGAGGCCTCCGGACTGGTCACCGTCGCCCCGCTGCACCGGGTGGTCGACCTGCACGCGGTCGGCGGCGGACGCTACCGGCTCGACGTCGAGCGGATCGACACCGACGGCGTCGTGCGGGAACGGATCGCGCTCACCACCGGCGCGCTGTTCCTCGCCGCCGGGTCGACCGGCACCTCCCGGCTGCTCGTGCGGGCCCGCGAGACCGGGACGCTGCCCGACCTCACCGCCGACGCCGGCCGGTTCTGGGGGAACAACGGCGACCGCATCCAGCTGCGCGTCGGCGTCCCCGAACCGGCGGGCGGACCGCAGGCCGGGCCGATGGCGGCCGGCATCCGCCCACCCACCGACGACCGCGCAGAGGCCGTCACGCTCACCTTCGGTCCCGCGCCGCTGCCGTTCGACGTCCGCGCGATGTCGCTGCCGGGTTTCGGGGCCTGCGACCCGGTGGGCGAGTTCCGCTTCGACGGCGCCACCGGCGAGGCCGTGCTGCACTGGCCGGCCGACGGCGACGCCGACGCCCAGCGCACCGTCCGCGACCTCACCCAGCGGTTGATCGCCCCGGACGCCCCGGTCGGCGCCGGCCTCGGACGGGTCGTCTCCGACGTCGCCTCCCGGCTGCCCGCAGGGCTCTCCGGCCTGGTCGCGCGTGCCGCGGACGCACCCTCCGGGGTCCTCGACCTGGGGGCAGCGGACCCGGTCACCTGGCACCCGCTGGGCGGCGCGGTACTGGGCCGGGTCACCGACGACCGGGGACGCGTGGCCGGGCACCCGGGACTGCACGTCGTCGACGGGGCACTGGTGCCGGGGACGACGGGGAGCACGAACCCGTCGTGGACGATCGCGGCGATCGTGGAGCGGGCGATGGACGGGATCCTGGCCGACGGGCTGTGA
- a CDS encoding TetR/AcrR family transcriptional regulator — protein MARTRAALLAAAADVFAERGYDGASVDEIARAAGVSVGSIYSRFGSKQDLFRALMTGHLEGDLHRVRSGMDAGPEQALAELETVLLETARSRPATLLDAETWAVAMRTPAMRAAVADHHRRVRDEAAAMVARGRAAAGVDLGVPDDEVATAMIALFHGLVREYRLGVPGEAPPDLYSRMVHALATGLAALAADGGPPGEP, from the coding sequence GTGGCGCGCACACGGGCGGCCCTGCTGGCCGCGGCGGCCGACGTGTTCGCCGAGCGGGGCTACGACGGCGCCTCGGTGGACGAGATCGCCCGCGCCGCCGGGGTGTCGGTGGGGTCGATCTACAGCCGCTTCGGCAGCAAGCAGGACCTGTTCCGGGCGCTGATGACCGGCCACCTGGAGGGCGACCTGCACCGGGTGCGGTCCGGTATGGACGCGGGCCCCGAACAGGCGCTGGCCGAGCTGGAGACGGTGCTGCTGGAGACCGCCCGCTCGCGCCCGGCGACCCTGCTCGACGCCGAGACCTGGGCGGTGGCGATGCGCACCCCGGCGATGCGCGCGGCCGTGGCCGACCACCACCGCAGGGTCCGGGACGAGGCCGCAGCCATGGTGGCGCGCGGCCGCGCGGCCGCCGGGGTGGACCTCGGCGTGCCGGACGACGAGGTGGCGACCGCGATGATCGCGCTGTTCCACGGCCTCGTCCGGGAGTACCGCCTCGGTGTGCCCGGCGAGGCGCCGCCCGACCTGTACAGCCGCATGGTGCACGCGCTCGCGACCGGGCTCGCCGCGCTGGCCGCGGACGGCGGGCCGCCCGGCGAGCCATGA
- a CDS encoding Tex family protein gives MTGTAPPDIQQHRSINQRIADELGARPDQVGAAVALLDEGSTVPFVARYRKEATGGLDDAQLRTLEERLRYLRELEERRTVVLDSIRSQGKLDESLEATILAAESKARLEDIYLPYKPKRRTKAMIAREQGLEPLADALLADPTLDPHSSAAAYVTDEVADAGAALEGARSILVERIGENADLVGGLRERMWAHGRLVTTVREGKENDQAAAKFSDYFDFAEKFTTLPSHRILAVFRGESEEALDVTLDAGVADDEPNPYEALIAAEYGVADRGRAGDAWLLGVVRWAWRTRLLTALGIDIRVRLRTAAEEGAIGVFAANLRDLLLAAPAGTRATLGLDPGLRTGVKVAVVDATGKVVDTAVIYPHEPRKDRAGSLKTLAALCTKHSVELIAIGNGTASRETDALAGELIAANPGLKLTKVMVSEAGASVYSASAYASAELPDMDVSLRGAVSIARRLQDPLAELVKIDPKSIGVGQYQHDLPESSLSRSLDAVVEDCVNAVGVDVNSASAPLLRRVSGISESLAGAIVAHRDENGPFRNRTALTGVARLGPKAFEQCAGFLRIRGGDEPLDVTGVHPESYPVVRRMVERTTLDVSALMGNAARLHQIKPKDYVEDGVGLPTVTDILAELEKPGRDPRPAFRTATFAEGVHKISDLRPGMLLEGVVTNVAAFGAFVDVGVHQDGLVHVSAMSKDFVSDPRDVAKSGDVVKVKVLEVDEARKRISLTLRLDDEPGAGERGGRSRGPGQGQGGGQGGRGRDGGERDGRGPGGGRGQGGGDRGRGGRDGGRGDRGRGGQGGGRGGSGGQGGRGGSGGGRQDRGPANDAMAEALRKAGFGKS, from the coding sequence GTGACAGGCACGGCACCCCCGGACATCCAGCAGCACCGCTCGATCAACCAGCGCATCGCCGACGAGCTCGGCGCCCGGCCGGACCAGGTCGGGGCCGCGGTGGCCCTGCTGGACGAGGGCTCGACGGTCCCCTTCGTCGCCCGGTACCGCAAGGAGGCGACCGGCGGCCTCGACGACGCCCAGCTCCGCACCCTGGAGGAGCGGCTGCGCTACCTGCGGGAGCTGGAGGAGCGGCGCACCGTCGTCCTCGACTCCATCCGGTCGCAGGGAAAGCTCGACGAGTCCCTCGAAGCCACCATCCTCGCCGCCGAGTCCAAGGCCCGGCTCGAGGACATCTACCTGCCCTACAAGCCCAAGCGCCGCACCAAGGCGATGATCGCCCGCGAGCAGGGCCTGGAACCGCTGGCCGACGCGCTGCTCGCCGACCCGACCCTCGACCCGCACTCGTCGGCGGCCGCCTACGTGACCGACGAGGTCGCCGACGCCGGCGCCGCGCTGGAGGGTGCTCGCTCGATCCTGGTCGAGCGGATCGGGGAGAACGCCGACCTCGTCGGCGGCCTGCGCGAGCGCATGTGGGCGCACGGGCGGCTGGTCACCACGGTCCGCGAGGGCAAGGAGAACGACCAGGCCGCGGCCAAGTTCTCGGACTACTTCGACTTCGCCGAGAAGTTCACGACACTGCCCTCGCACCGGATCCTCGCGGTCTTCCGCGGTGAGTCCGAGGAGGCGCTCGACGTCACCCTCGACGCCGGGGTCGCCGACGACGAGCCGAACCCCTACGAGGCCCTGATCGCCGCCGAGTACGGCGTCGCCGACCGCGGCCGCGCCGGCGACGCCTGGCTGCTCGGCGTCGTCCGGTGGGCGTGGCGGACCCGCCTGCTCACCGCGCTCGGCATCGACATCCGGGTCCGGCTGCGCACCGCCGCCGAGGAGGGCGCCATCGGCGTGTTCGCCGCGAACCTGCGCGACCTGCTGCTCGCCGCCCCCGCGGGCACCCGCGCGACCCTGGGCCTCGACCCGGGCCTGCGCACCGGGGTCAAGGTCGCCGTCGTCGACGCGACCGGCAAGGTCGTCGACACCGCGGTGATCTACCCGCACGAGCCCCGCAAGGACCGCGCCGGGTCGCTGAAGACCCTGGCGGCGCTGTGCACGAAGCACTCCGTCGAGCTGATCGCGATCGGCAACGGCACCGCCTCGCGGGAGACCGACGCGCTGGCCGGTGAGCTCATCGCGGCGAACCCGGGCCTGAAGCTGACCAAGGTGATGGTGTCCGAGGCCGGCGCGTCGGTGTACTCGGCGTCGGCCTACGCCTCGGCCGAGCTGCCCGACATGGACGTCTCGCTGCGCGGCGCGGTCTCCATCGCGCGGCGCCTGCAGGACCCGCTCGCCGAGCTGGTCAAGATCGACCCGAAGTCGATCGGGGTCGGGCAGTACCAGCACGACCTGCCCGAGTCGTCGCTGTCGCGCTCGCTCGACGCGGTCGTCGAGGACTGTGTGAACGCCGTCGGTGTCGACGTGAACTCGGCGTCCGCGCCGCTGCTGCGTCGGGTCTCGGGCATCTCCGAGTCCCTCGCCGGCGCGATCGTCGCCCACCGCGACGAGAACGGCCCGTTCCGGAACCGGACCGCGCTGACCGGCGTCGCGCGGCTGGGGCCCAAGGCGTTCGAGCAGTGCGCGGGCTTCCTGCGCATCCGCGGGGGGGACGAGCCGCTCGACGTCACCGGCGTGCACCCCGAGTCCTACCCGGTCGTCCGGCGGATGGTGGAGCGCACCACGCTCGACGTGTCCGCCCTGATGGGCAACGCCGCACGGCTGCACCAGATCAAGCCCAAGGACTACGTCGAGGACGGCGTCGGGCTCCCGACCGTCACCGACATCCTGGCCGAACTGGAGAAGCCCGGCCGGGACCCGCGGCCGGCGTTCCGGACCGCGACCTTCGCCGAGGGCGTCCACAAGATCTCCGACCTGCGGCCGGGGATGCTGCTGGAGGGCGTCGTCACCAACGTGGCCGCCTTCGGCGCGTTCGTCGACGTCGGGGTGCACCAGGACGGCCTCGTGCACGTGAGCGCGATGAGCAAGGACTTCGTGTCCGACCCGCGCGACGTCGCCAAGTCCGGTGACGTGGTCAAGGTGAAGGTCCTGGAGGTCGACGAGGCCCGCAAGCGGATCTCGCTGACCCTGCGTCTGGACGACGAGCCCGGCGCCGGCGAGCGCGGCGGCCGGTCCCGCGGGCCCGGCCAGGGCCAGGGCGGAGGCCAGGGCGGCCGGGGCCGCGACGGCGGCGAGCGCGACGGGCGCGGTCCGGGCGGCGGCCGCGGCCAGGGCGGCGGCGACCGCGGCCGGGGTGGTCGCGACGGTGGCCGTGGCGACCGCGGCCGCGGCGGTCAGGGCGGTGGCCGCGGCGGCTCCGGCGGCCAGGGCGGTCGCGGCGGCTCCGGCGGCGGCCGGCAGGACCGCGGCCCCGCCAACGACGCGATGGCCGAGGCGTTGCGCAAGGCGGGCTTCGGCAAGTCCTGA
- a CDS encoding tyrosine-protein phosphatase, with protein MTAFLSSAATRRPANLRDLGGLRTTDGYRVRHGVLYRSDAPRPGDPRDARALDLPEGSPWPPRTVVDLRSAAETREPHPLADVADVRPVPLGASLTPERVATAAAGEDGLGWAYRLLAAEAGAELAGIVRTVADAPAPVLVHCAAGKDRTGIVVGVLLAVLDVPRATVVADYLRTNEVLPTLWDRLRAWGQPEPDDEALLGVDAAALEAVLDDLDAHPTGPAGRLREWGVGDDDLRRLAERLLEPVLPH; from the coding sequence GTGACGGCATTTCTCTCCAGCGCCGCGACCCGACGCCCGGCGAACCTGCGTGATCTCGGTGGTCTGCGCACGACGGACGGCTACCGCGTACGGCACGGGGTGCTCTACCGGTCCGACGCGCCCCGCCCGGGCGACCCGCGCGACGCCCGGGCCCTCGACCTGCCCGAGGGATCGCCGTGGCCGCCGCGGACCGTCGTCGACCTGCGCTCGGCGGCGGAGACACGCGAGCCGCACCCGCTCGCCGACGTCGCCGACGTCCGTCCGGTCCCGCTCGGCGCGTCGCTGACCCCGGAGCGGGTCGCGACGGCCGCCGCCGGTGAGGACGGGCTCGGGTGGGCCTACCGGCTGCTGGCTGCCGAGGCCGGCGCCGAGCTCGCGGGGATCGTGCGGACCGTCGCCGACGCGCCCGCCCCGGTGCTGGTGCACTGCGCCGCGGGCAAGGACCGGACCGGGATCGTGGTCGGGGTGCTGCTGGCCGTGCTGGACGTGCCGCGCGCGACGGTCGTCGCGGACTACCTGCGCACCAACGAGGTCCTGCCGACGCTGTGGGACCGGCTGCGCGCCTGGGGCCAGCCCGAGCCCGACGACGAGGCACTGCTCGGGGTGGACGCCGCCGCCCTGGAGGCCGTGCTCGACGACCTCGACGCGCACCCCACCGGCCCGGCGGGCCGGCTGCGCGAGTGGGGCGTCGGCGACGACGACCTGCGCCGGCTCGCCGAGCGGCTGCTGGAGCCGGTCCTCCCGCACTGA